A window of the Clostridia bacterium genome harbors these coding sequences:
- a CDS encoding pilus assembly protein PilM: MWKRFLTRERLPLGLAWEEDGIRIIEIDHGRPGYRVKAFNFPFPDPVVETGCQAGHRLLAEFMRRIVAENRWHKKPVVTALPSHQVIIRNLKFPQMPRADLHKAVVWEISQILDGDLSAFTYDYLVAEEPAPGDEQKDISVMIAAMEREKVMAYYRLFVEAGFQLQAIDVVPLALKRALLGKGETIDGRKPVVLLDLGNCCSQLAVIDEGMLTLTRSLPYSFSGPGEHDRVPGGTAAPPHSKLLLEIKKTLDFFQAERRRQVTGIIASGRALSPLSLQMLHMDLGIQVIPGLPGRGLRLDRYPDPSYAVAMGLALKGVRD; encoded by the coding sequence TTGTGGAAAAGGTTTCTTACGCGGGAACGGCTGCCTTTAGGCCTGGCCTGGGAAGAGGACGGGATTCGCATCATAGAAATAGACCATGGAAGGCCGGGCTACCGCGTAAAAGCATTCAACTTTCCTTTTCCTGATCCGGTGGTGGAAACAGGCTGCCAGGCCGGTCACCGGCTCCTGGCAGAGTTTATGAGAAGGATCGTAGCGGAAAACCGCTGGCACAAGAAACCGGTGGTTACAGCGCTGCCGTCTCACCAGGTTATCATCAGAAACCTTAAGTTTCCGCAGATGCCCAGGGCGGACCTGCACAAAGCTGTAGTGTGGGAAATCAGTCAAATCCTGGACGGGGATTTGTCCGCCTTTACTTACGATTACCTGGTGGCAGAGGAACCCGCACCCGGCGATGAGCAGAAAGACATCAGCGTAATGATTGCCGCCATGGAACGAGAAAAGGTGATGGCATATTACCGGTTGTTTGTAGAAGCAGGTTTTCAACTGCAAGCCATTGACGTGGTTCCTTTGGCTTTGAAAAGAGCCCTGCTGGGAAAGGGAGAGACCATTGATGGCCGGAAGCCGGTGGTGTTATTGGACCTGGGCAATTGCTGCAGCCAACTGGCGGTCATCGATGAAGGTATGCTGACACTCACTCGTTCCCTACCGTATTCGTTTTCTGGCCCCGGTGAACACGACCGGGTGCCGGGAGGAACGGCGGCGCCGCCACACTCCAAACTGCTGTTGGAGATCAAAAAGACCTTGGACTTTTTTCAAGCGGAACGGAGGCGGCAGGTCACAGGCATTATTGCCAGCGGTAGGGCTCTTTCCCCCTTGAGCCTGCAAATGCTGCACATGGATCTAGGTATCCAGGTCATACCCGGCCTGCCCGGCAGGGGTT